In Lolium perenne isolate Kyuss_39 chromosome 5, Kyuss_2.0, whole genome shotgun sequence, the sequence CAGAATGTCGGATTCAAATGTTCCCCTCATCTTCTGTTCGATCTCGTAAAGAGCCTAGACTCAGATCAGAGGAAATGGGTTGATGAACTCGGATTCGGTATTGTATTATCCATGCCCAACTGCAGGCTTCCTAAAGATCTGACTGTATGGTTAGTTAACCATTTCAGTTGGAAGAAGCAAGCTCTCACTGTTCGTGGCCAAGCCGTCCCAATAAAACCGCTGTTGAACAAGCTGTTAGGTATACCTGATGGACCATTTCCTGTACCTCTCCCCCGTAGCAAGCGTGGCAAATCTAAGTGCATTTACCCCACTGAtgaggagaaagagatgaaggaagagaaAGGTGCAAGGGGTTTGAGTTATAAGTCTTCATATGAATCACTAATAGCTAACCGTGACCCAGTACAATTCAAAAGATCCTTCATGTTGTACGTGCTCTGTATTTATTTTGCTCCCTCTAGTGGGCACTTTATAAACATGGGGTACTCACCCATCGTGAGCAACGTTGACATCATAAAGGATATGAACTGGTGCGACCATGTAGCTGATGTTCTCATAGAAGGAATTCATGACTATCGAGACTCCAAGGCAGTTAATGTGAATGTCCACGGATGCGTACATGTTCTGCTGGTAAGTCTTTACAGTATTAATTGATTTCATATAGTCCATGTAGCACATTACTAATTTCCTTTTGTTTCATTGAAGCTCATTTATATCGATATGGTGAAGTCTCCAATTTTGGAAGTTCCCAGAGGAAATCCCCGTGTAATACACGTCACGACAGAGTTGCTAGACTTGTTAGATTTGTCAGATTTGAAGTTCAGCTCATTTGACGGTCCAGAGTATGGCAAGCTCGAGGTGCTTTATTTGCTTCCAACCTTTTACAGTCCCTACTTGCATTATAGTTGTCAACAAGATGTATAGCTCGCTGATTCGCCATTTATAAAATTTTTGCCTGTTGAACTATGTATAGCTCGCTGATTCGCCATATGGAGAAGACTTTGTATCGTCTGCCACAGCAAATGGACGTCCCACCAAGTCCATACCTGGCTGCACAAGCACTCCCCCAACTCATGTGGATGTTCACAAGGTTAGCTAGTTATTCCACCGGCATGATGTCACATCTTTAGCAAATGATTTGTACTTATGGTTGCAGAACTTAATATGTGGACATGCAGGTCTTTTATGATGAAATGCAGCAAATTGAGGCGCAATATTCTTTATCAATAGTCAAGATGCATGCTGAAATGTACGAGACCTACAAGGATAACATGAAGCAGTTAGATACTGAAAGGACGTGTGCAATCTATGCTCTCCATAAAAAAGTTTCGTCCTTAGATGTAGATGCTGCAGCAACTCCACACCCTGCTAATTCACTGAGAACAACTCTCACTGTCGCTCCTGAACCTCTTGTAAGAAATAGTATAGCTGACCCTTCTTCACATGGAGCAAGTAAGGAGGACAGTACTACCATCACAGCAGAAGCACCAATAAGCAGCACACCTTCAGGAGATACATGTTTCCTGAAGAAAGCATCACATCCACCTGTTGAGCTTTCACAAATTCCTCAGCCGGCGAATAACATTAGCTATGAAAGGTCAGAACATCCATATGTCCATAATTCCATTCCTTTGCAGAAGTTATCTGTTGAAGCAACCCTGGTCTGCACTCGCTCACCTGATGCTTCAGAAAGATCTGAGGATCTTCAGAAAAATTGTCGCCAATTATCTACCATTCTAGTGAACTCTACCCGAGCAGCTACTATCTTAAATTTAGGTTCATCAGCAAGGAATCGCCGGTTGTTCCCGGAAGTTGAAGCAGTATGTCCACAAGTAAGTCCCATTCACAATATTGTAGAGGATGATCCCTTGGGTTTTGATATTATGAAGGAGGTGTCAGAAATTGGGAAGCAGGTTAGCCAACAGGCTCTTAAAGACACTGATGCAATTATGTCTTCACCTTTGAAAGCTTGCCATATTGGGCACACAGTAATAGCTGACAGTACTGCAGCGGCAGAAATAGTTCATCCTTCTGTGCTTACGGAACCAATACATGAAGGCCAGATTCCTCCCCCTTTATTTGGAAATCATGTCACAGCACCCCGAGGTAGCACAGAAGCTAGCAAGCCAATCAGTCCGGTTGAAGTTAGTGATGAATATCCCGTGGACACAAGATCTGTAGATGCAAGTTTACGAGGCCCAGTAATGAATGCTGACATTACTTGTACTCCCCAATTACCGGTAGTAAATGACTGCTCTGGTATACCTGACTTCCAGTTGGTACAATCTTGCCGCGAAGACAGTGGCATACAAATAAATGAAGGTACCACATTTGGAACTGTTGATGCAATTTCTATTACCTCTAAAAGTGCACGTATATCGTCGCAAGATCTTCCAGTTCAAGAACCTGAACCAAATCCAGCTGTACATTTTGTGCAATCCAGCAACCCAATTTGTCCGCACACAATTTCTTCTGGAAATTTATGCAATGAAGACACAGCAATTCATTCTGTTCATAATCCATCTGATCAATTGAGTGTGCTTCACAATCTCCAGCATGGACCCTGTGGACTGCAGCAAGTACTGGACGTTGTTGATTCGCCGAGTACTTCTGATTCAAATTTCATTGCTCTACACAAGGCCTCAACCAATGCAGTAGTTGAGGACCCCAAGCATATGCCTTCGCGAGAACTAGGTATATGAATTCTTTATTTCGAATTGCATCTTTCCTTCAAATTATTTGGCTGCGTATAATTTCCTTCTATTGCATTTGCACAGCTCCCGAAAAGCTGCACAACAATGAATCAGTTTCGATAGAAGAGTTAGCACTTAATCCGGACAGCCTTGCACTGGGTACTGTCCATACTATTGGTTCCCCAATTTCAGATGGTGAGTTCTTTGAGGGCGCAGGTAGTGTCAATACAGCTGTTCGAGCCAGGGGCAAGAGATTTGGTAAGACCGAGCATATGATAGATGCCATTGCCGAGCTGAAGAAAACATCCTGTAAGGCAAATGCATGTGCGAGTCAAACATATGCAGACCATGTTGAGAAATCCATTTTCTGGGCCACAGAAAGAAAAGATATTTCAGATCCTGCTAGAAATTGTTGTGGGAAAACCAAGATCCTTATACGGGGTGTACATGTCTCCGAGGAGGAGTTCGTCCAAACTCTGAAGCCTACTGGGCATGTTGATCCAAATTTCATGTGCCTATGTTGTGAGGCCCTAATGCTGGACTGGCATTCAAAATCAAGGATAATTCTCAACCAGGGCATCATTGTTAGCTTGTTAAAAACTTTCATCTCCCATATTTTGCAAAGTCTATCCATGTTTATCGTGTACTTGGACATAATACTTTTGGATTTACTCTCTGTATTGCAGAAGGAACTTATGAAACCTCACGACCGCTGCGATCACGACAATATTGCTTCCAAACTCAAACTTCTACCGCTTGACCAGATCGACCAGGTATTGCTTCTTTTAATGACATACGGATGATGTCGAGTATATTGTATGGAGTTTTTTTTTATAAAATGCTGTCTTATGCCTTAATCTATGTCTTGCTTTGCTTCCCAGATTTACTTGCCAGTACCAAACAACAAGCATTGGATTCTAGTATTAATCACAATCTCTCGTACAATGGTTGAGATTTATGATTCATTACGCACATACAAACGAggcgatgatccatatgatgactTATGGAAAACAATTGTGCGTTCTTACGAATTAGACATTTTATTACTCCAAGACTATTCCATTTCGGCACAATTATAATTTATGTTATTTGTAGGGTTACAACCTTCAGATAGCTTTCTCTCAAGCTTCATCGCACCCAGTTCCGATACACGACAAATTTGGGAAGCACTACAACCAAATCCAGGAGCAGTCAAACATGTATACATCCTTGCTTAATATCAATTTGATGAAATTTCTGTCATGTTAAGATACATGTGAGGTTGTAACGCATTGCCTCTTGTACCGCAGGCACGACAGTGGTCTTGAAGTTATAAGGATGCTGGTTTGCCATAACGGCAAAGACCTCATTGGTTATGGAAAGGTATGATGCCATT encodes:
- the LOC127298983 gene encoding uncharacterized protein isoform X2, yielding MDLDDDDFEMPSSTSPHFGAINTSKKRHDDHLVNHTGTDKRPVKKRKTPNKNAQNKDAKFKQNVGFKCSPHLLFDLVKSLDSDQRKWVDELGFGIVLSMPNCRLPKDLTVWLVNHFSWKKQALTVRGQAVPIKPLLNKLLGIPDGPFPVPLPRSKRGKSKCIYPTDEEKEMKEEKGARGLSYKSSYESLIANRDPVQFKRSFMLYVLCIYFAPSSGHFINMGYSPIVSNVDIIKDMNWCDHVADVLIEGIHDYRDSKAVNVNVHGCVHVLLLIYIDMVKSPILEVPRGNPRVIHVTTELLDLLDLSDLKFSSFDGPEYGKLELADSPYGEDFVSSATANGRPTKSIPGCTSTPPTHVDVHKVFYDEMQQIEAQYSLSIVKMHAEMYETYKDNMKQLDTERTCAIYALHKKVSSLDVDAAATPHPANSLRTTLTVAPEPLVRNSIADPSSHGASKEDSTTITAEAPISSTPSGDTCFLKKASHPPVELSQIPQPANNISYERSEHPYVHNSIPLQKLSVEATLVCTRSPDASERSEDLQKNCRQLSTILVNSTRAATILNLGSSARNRRLFPEVEAVCPQVSPIHNIVEDDPLGFDIMKEVSEIGKQVSQQALKDTDAIMSSPLKACHIGHTVIADSTAAAEIVHPSVLTEPIHEGQIPPPLFGNHVTAPRGSTEASKPISPVEVSDEYPVDTRSVDASLRGPVMNADITCTPQLPVVNDCSGIPDFQLVQSCREDSGIQINEGTTFGTVDAISITSKSARISSQDLPVQEPEPNPAVHFVQSSNPICPHTISSGNLCNEDTAIHSVHNPSDQLSVLHNLQHGPCGLQQVLDVVDSPSTSDSNFIALHKASTNAVVEDPKHMPSRELAPEKLHNNESVSIEELALNPDSLALGTVHTIGSPISDGEFFEGAGSVNTAVRARGKRFGKTEHMIDAIAELKKTSCKANACASQTYADHVEKSIFWATERKDISDPARNCCGKTKILIRGVHVSEEEFVQTLKPTGHVDPNFMCLCCEALMLDWHSKSRIILNQGIIKELMKPHDRCDHDNIASKLKLLPLDQIDQIYLPVPNNKHWILVLITISRTMVEIYDSLRTYKRGDDPYDDLWKTIGYNLQIAFSQASSHPVPIHDKFGKHYNQIQEQSNMHDSGLEVIRMLVCHNGKDLIGYGKKNMLAYRKELSHTLVYHRYNDLNPRRHVPSGKEVL
- the LOC127298983 gene encoding uncharacterized protein isoform X1, translating into MDLDDDDFEMPSSTSPHFGAINTSKKRHDDHLVNHTGTDKRPVKKRKTPNKNAQNKDAKFKQNVGFKCSPHLLFDLVKSLDSDQRKWVDELGFGIVLSMPNCRLPKDLTVWLVNHFSWKKQALTVRGQAVPIKPLLNKLLGIPDGPFPVPLPRSKRGKSKCIYPTDEEKEMKEEKGARGLSYKSSYESLIANRDPVQFKRSFMLYVLCIYFAPSSGHFINMGYSPIVSNVDIIKDMNWCDHVADVLIEGIHDYRDSKAVNVNVHGCVHVLLLIYIDMVKSPILEVPRGNPRVIHVTTELLDLLDLSDLKFSSFDGPEYGKLELADSPYGEDFVSSATANGRPTKSIPGCTSTPPTHVDVHKVFYDEMQQIEAQYSLSIVKMHAEMYETYKDNMKQLDTERTCAIYALHKKVSSLDVDAAATPHPANSLRTTLTVAPEPLVRNSIADPSSHGASKEDSTTITAEAPISSTPSGDTCFLKKASHPPVELSQIPQPANNISYERSEHPYVHNSIPLQKLSVEATLVCTRSPDASERSEDLQKNCRQLSTILVNSTRAATILNLGSSARNRRLFPEVEAVCPQVSPIHNIVEDDPLGFDIMKEVSEIGKQVSQQALKDTDAIMSSPLKACHIGHTVIADSTAAAEIVHPSVLTEPIHEGQIPPPLFGNHVTAPRGSTEASKPISPVEVSDEYPVDTRSVDASLRGPVMNADITCTPQLPVVNDCSGIPDFQLVQSCREDSGIQINEGTTFGTVDAISITSKSARISSQDLPVQEPEPNPAVHFVQSSNPICPHTISSGNLCNEDTAIHSVHNPSDQLSVLHNLQHGPCGLQQVLDVVDSPSTSDSNFIALHKASTNAVVEDPKHMPSRELAPEKLHNNESVSIEELALNPDSLALGTVHTIGSPISDGEFFEGAGSVNTAVRARGKRFGKTEHMIDAIAELKKTSCKANACASQTYADHVEKSIFWATERKDISDPARNCCGKTKILIRGVHVSEEEFVQTLKPTGHVDPNFMCLCCEALMLDWHSKSRIILNQGIIVSLLKTFISHILQSLSMFIVYLDIILLDLLSVLQKELMKPHDRCDHDNIASKLKLLPLDQIDQIYLPVPNNKHWILVLITISRTMVEIYDSLRTYKRGDDPYDDLWKTIGYNLQIAFSQASSHPVPIHDKFGKHYNQIQEQSNMHDSGLEVIRMLVCHNGKDLIGYGKKNMLAYRKELSHTLVYHRYNDLNPRRHVPSGKEVL